One Schistocerca cancellata isolate TAMUIC-IGC-003103 chromosome 1, iqSchCanc2.1, whole genome shotgun sequence genomic region harbors:
- the LOC126162689 gene encoding basic proline-rich protein-like → MYGAGQQAVPRKAVPRKAVPPKAVPPKAVPPKAVPPKAVPPKAVPPKAVPPKAVPPKAVPPKAVPPKAVPPKAVPPKAVPPKAVPPKAVPPKAVPPKAVPPKAVPPKAVPPKAVPPKAVPPKAVPPKAVPPKAVPPKAVPPKAVPPKAVPPKAVPPKAVPPKAVPPKAVPPKAVPPKAVPPKAVPPKAVPPKAVPPKAVPPKAVPPKAVPPKAVPPKAVPPKAVPPKAVPPKAVPPKAVPPKAVPPKAVPPKAVPPKAVPPKAVPPKAVPPKAVPPKAVPPKAVPPKAVPPKAVPPKAVPPKAVPPKAVPPKAVPPKAVPHKAVPHKAVPHKAVPHKAVPHKAVPHKAVPHKAVPHKAVPHKAVPHKAVPHKAVPHKAVPHKAVPHKAVPHKAVPHKAVPHKAVPHKAVPHKAVPHKAVPHKAVPHKAVPHKAVPHKAVPHKAVPHKAVPHKAVPHKAVPHKAVPHKAVPHKAVPHKAVPHKAVPHKAVPHKAVPHKAVPHKAVPHKAVPHKAVPHKAVPHKAVPHKAVPHKAVPHKAVPHKAVPHKAVPHKAVPHKAVPHKAVPHKAVPHKAVPHKAVPHKAVPHKAVPHKAVPHKAVPHKAVPHKAVPHKAVPHKAVPHKAVPHKAVPHKAVPHKAVPHKAVPHKAVPHKAVPHKAVPHKAVPHKAVPHKAVPHKAVPHKAVPHKAVPHKAVPHKAVPHKAVPHKAVPHKAVPHKAVPHKAVPHKAVPHKAVPHKAVPHKAVPHKAVPHKAVPHKAVPHKAVPHKAVPHKAVPHKAVPHKAVPHKAVPHKAVPHKAVPHKAVPHKAVPHKAVPHKAVPHKAVPHKAVPHKAVPHKAVPHKAVPHKAVPHKAVPHKAVPHKAVPHKAVPHKAVPHKAVPHKAVPHKAVPHKAVPHKAVPHKAVPHKAVPHKAVPHKAVPHKAVPHKAVPHKAVPHKAVPHKAVPHKAVPHKAVPHKAVPHKAVPHKAVPHKAVPHKAVPHKAVPHKAVPHKAVPHKAVPHKAVPHKAVPHKAVPHKAVPHKAVPHKAVPHKAVPHKAVPHKAVPHKAVPHKAVPHKAVPHKAVPHKAVPHKAVPHKAVPGSSKL, encoded by the coding sequence ccaaggctgttccacccaaggctgttccacccaaggctgttccacccaaggctgttccacccaaggctgttccacccaaggctgttccacccaaggctgttccacccaaggctgttccacccaaggctgttccacccaaggctgttccacccaaggctgttccacccaaggctgttccacccaaggctgttccacccaaggctgttccacccaaggctgttccacccaaggctgttccacccaaggctgttccacccaaggctgttccacccaaggctgttccacccaaggctgttccacccaaggctgttccacccaaggctgttccacccaaggctgttccacccaaggctgttccacccaaggctgttccacccaaggctgttccacccaaggctgttccacccaaggctgttccacccaaggctgttccacccaaggctgttccacccaaggctgttccacccaaggctgttccacccaaggctgttccacccaaggctgttccacccaaggctgttccacccaaggctgttccacccaaggctgttccacccaaggctgttccacccaaggctgttccacccaaggctgttccacccaaggctgttccacccaaggctgttccacccaaggctgttccacccaaggctgttccacacaaggctgttccacacaaggctgttccacacaaggctgttccacacaaggctgttccacacaaggctgttccacacaaggctgttccacacaaggctgttccacacaaggctgttccacacaaggctgttccacacaaggctgttccacacaaggctgttccacacaaggctgttccacacaaggctgttccacacaaggctgttccacacaaggctgttccacacaaggctgttccacacaaggctgttccacacaaggctgttccacacaaggctgttccacacaaggctgttccacacaaggctgttccacacaaggctgttccacacaaggctgttccacacaaggctgttccacacaaggctgttccacacaaggctgttccacacaaggctgttccacacaaggctgttccacacaaggctgttccacacaaggctgttccacacaaggctgttccacacaaggctgttccacacaaggctgttccacacaaggctgttccacacaaggctgttccacacaaggctgttccacacaaggctgttccacacaaggctgttccacacaaggctgttccacacaaggctgttccacacaaggctgttccacacaaggctgttccacacaaggctgttccacacaaggctgttccacacaaggctgttccacacaaggctgttccacacaaggctgttccacacaaggctgttccacacaaggctgttccacacaaggctgttccacacaaggctgttccacacaaggctgttccacacaaggctgttccacacaaggctgttccacacaaggctgttccacacaaggctgttccacacaaggctgttccacacaaggctgttccacacaaggctgttccacacaaggctgttccacacaaggctgttccacacaaggctgttccacacaaggctgttccacacaaggctgttccacacaaggctgttccacacaaggctgttccacacaaggctgttccacacaaggctgttccacacaaggctgttccacacaaggctgttccacacaaggctgttccacacaaggctgttccacacaaggctgttccacacaaggctgttccacacaaggctgttccacacaaggctgttccacacaaggctgttccacacaaggctgttccacacaaggctgttccacacaaggctgttccacacaaggctgttccacacaaggctgttccacacaaggctgttccacacaaggctgttccacacaaggctgttccacacaaggctgttccacacaaggctgttccacacaaggctgttccacacaaggctgttccacacaaggctgttccacacaaggctgttccacacaaggctgttccacacaaggctgttccacacaaggctgttccacacaaggctgttccacacaaggctgttccacacaaggctgttccacacaaggctgttccacacaaggctgttccacacaaggctgttccacacaaggctgttccacacaaggctgttccacacaaggctgttccacacaaggctgttccacacaaggctgttccacacaaggctgttccacacaaggctgttccacacaaggctgttccacacaaggctgttccacacaaggctgttccacacaaggctgttccacacaaggctgttccacacaaggctgttccacacaaggctgttccacacaaggctgttccacacaaggctgttccacacaaggctgttccacacaaggctgttccacacaaggctgttccacacaaggctgttccacacaaggctgttccacacaaggctgttccacacaaggctgttccacacaaggctgttccacacaaggctgttccacacaaggctgttccacacaaggctgttccacacaaggctgttccacacaaggctgttccacacaaggctgttccacacaaggctgttccacacaaggctgttccacacaaggctgttccacacaaggctgttccacacaaggctgttccacacaaggctgttccacacaaggctgttccacacaaggctgttccacacaaggctgttccacacaaggctgttccacacaaggctgttccacacaaggctgttccacacaaggctgttccacacaaggctgttccacacaaggctgttccacacaaggctgttccacacaaggctgttccacacaaggctgttccacacaaggctgttccacacaaggctgttccacacaaggctgttccacacaaggctgttcctggCTCGAGCAAACTATGA